Proteins from a genomic interval of Gemmatimonadaceae bacterium:
- a CDS encoding peptidyl-prolyl cis-trans isomerase encodes MKFTRVSVLAAVAFAVACGAASNPDVAATAGSQKLSVDRLAGILGNSQAPLEKDVARSIAELWINYQLASQAAAKGDSLNDPKLMRDALWSNIDNIRVKKFYETVSKGWDTLAPGTDEDRYNKGEAFAARHILVKVDEKATPEQKAAAKAKAEGILKEATPANFASLAAKSDEPGAKERGGDLGLFGKGMMVPAFEKCVTDLKPGEISKAVCETNFGYHIIYRSPFADVKDKFAPIAKQRNVAIAESTYLAKLETANNVKLESGIEVKAKAIAKNTIGYAKDNSTIASYKGGELTASRFAEWLNAYPPSSQIRPQLVQAPDSMVSKFVKQIVRNELVLKQADSAKFVADSGELSNLFLNYKNALTQTWTSLGVEPGKLADSAKAGGSKDAIASERVEKFFDKLVKNEVPFVDVPYPVVRALHIKYDFALNEAGLDRVIEKAKTVRASADSSKAGKAPAGAPPAGAAPGGAAPAPAPAAPPAADTGKKK; translated from the coding sequence ATGAAATTCACCCGTGTGTCCGTCCTCGCCGCCGTGGCGTTTGCCGTTGCTTGCGGCGCGGCGTCCAATCCTGACGTCGCTGCAACCGCTGGCAGCCAGAAGCTCTCGGTCGACCGACTGGCGGGCATCCTGGGCAACTCCCAGGCGCCGCTCGAGAAGGACGTGGCGCGTTCGATCGCCGAGCTCTGGATCAACTACCAGCTCGCCAGCCAGGCCGCGGCCAAGGGCGATTCGCTCAACGATCCCAAGCTGATGCGTGATGCGCTGTGGTCGAACATCGACAACATCCGCGTCAAGAAGTTCTACGAGACCGTCTCCAAGGGCTGGGATACGCTCGCCCCGGGCACGGACGAAGATCGCTACAACAAGGGCGAAGCCTTTGCGGCGCGCCATATCCTCGTGAAGGTCGACGAGAAGGCCACGCCGGAGCAGAAGGCGGCGGCCAAGGCCAAGGCGGAAGGCATCCTCAAGGAAGCCACGCCGGCCAACTTTGCCTCGCTGGCCGCCAAGAGCGACGAGCCGGGTGCCAAGGAGCGCGGCGGTGACCTCGGCCTGTTCGGCAAGGGCATGATGGTGCCGGCGTTCGAGAAGTGCGTGACCGACCTCAAGCCGGGCGAGATCTCGAAGGCTGTCTGCGAGACGAACTTCGGTTACCACATCATCTACCGCTCGCCGTTCGCCGACGTGAAGGACAAGTTCGCGCCGATCGCCAAGCAGCGGAACGTGGCCATCGCCGAGAGCACGTACCTCGCCAAGCTCGAGACGGCGAACAACGTGAAGCTCGAGAGCGGCATCGAGGTGAAGGCCAAGGCGATCGCCAAGAACACGATCGGCTACGCCAAGGACAACTCGACGATTGCCAGTTACAAGGGTGGGGAACTGACGGCCTCGCGCTTCGCCGAGTGGCTGAACGCGTATCCGCCTTCGTCGCAGATCCGTCCGCAGCTGGTGCAGGCGCCGGATTCGATGGTCTCCAAGTTCGTCAAGCAGATCGTCCGCAACGAGCTCGTGCTCAAGCAGGCCGACAGCGCGAAGTTCGTGGCCGACTCGGGCGAGCTCTCGAACCTGTTCCTGAACTACAAGAACGCCCTGACGCAGACGTGGACGTCGCTCGGCGTGGAGCCGGGCAAGCTGGCCGACAGTGCGAAGGCGGGTGGCAGCAAGGACGCGATCGCGTCGGAGCGCGTCGAGAAGTTCTTCGACAAGCTCGTCAAGAACGAAGTGCCGTTCGTGGACGTGCCGTATCCGGTCGTGCGCGCGCTGCACATCAAGTACGACTTCGCGCTCAACGAGGCCGGCCTCGATCGCGTGATCGAGAAGGCCAAGACGGTGCGTGCGTCGGCGGACAGCTCGAAGGCGGGCAAGGCGCCGGCTGGCGCGCCGCCGGCGGGTGCGGCTCCGGGTGGTGCAGCGCCGGCTCCGGCGCCGGCGGCTCCGCCGGCCGCTGACACCGGCAAGAAGAAGTAA
- the mfd gene encoding transcription-repair coupling factor, with protein sequence MGLPRLLDAIAGLPAFARTLQALPGPGKSLRLGGLAGSSDAVLVGALARAMPQQLVVIVTDQLGDAERWLADLQALTDDIPIALYPPREGFGEVEAHAEVAGERVETLEKLARSGVRILLTTARAVLEKTALPRVLGAARLEIRKGDERRPEELAAHLEKIGFERVDMVEDVAQFSVRGGIFDIYSFGMAEPVRLEFWGDEIIELRHFDLNTQRSTRDAELALILPVDIQSDLEETTDERVALPALWPSDTLVVMPAGSSVLPEFVRTWDEAQHHIELARRRGEEFVHRERLFVAPPEMASTMARFGTLRLNPPPQRATSANSADDAPVGPEPDIAFPTRAPETISRDLRVLRKLQRDGLSTLILCDNSGQAERLEELLGEDGPVSASIAIGVLGGGFVVPNVVRVLTDHEIFRRERRLRRARRYTTGASLDTLGALKPGDYVVHLEHGIGIYRGIEKVFVRESTIESAVIEYEGGDRLNVPLYRIDQIERYRSASDVSDDMPPPRLHKLGGNKWKAQREKTRMAILEMTQELLDLYARRKVTTREPHGADGPWQRQLESSFLFEDTPDQRKATEDVKRDLEGERPMDRLLVGDVGYGKTEIAIRAAFKAVQSGRQVAVLVPTTILAEQHARSFGDRLADFPVTIEVMSRFQTAKEQSAVVEKLKKKQIDIVIGTHRLLSPDVEFAELGLIIVDEEHRFGVKHKERLKQLKLSTDVLTLTATPIPRTLHQSLAGLRDLTLMQTPPRDRSPVLTFVEPFDDGLIEEAISRELDRGGQVFFVHNRIETIEAIADHLRRLVPRARIAVGHGQMKERELEKVMRQFVEGEVDILVSTLIVESGLDVPNANTMFVNRADYFGLAQLYQLRGRVGRSHRRAYCFLLVPERVDEDAERRLAVLEHHTELGAGYRVALKDMELRGAGNLLGPEQSGFVHAVGFDLYLRLLDETVRQLADGGGKKPWIPPDVSMDFPSFLPDDYIESQEAKLDVYRRLTALREPAAIEALQNEVRDRFGALPEPAKALFGGALLRVLGAALGVDGVLVRASEARVSFRANAVPRLKGLSAAFHDVQFQVDVRRTQPLALKLTRLGGAEMLEGLVRALRALAPT encoded by the coding sequence ATGGGTCTTCCGCGTCTGCTCGACGCGATCGCCGGCCTCCCGGCGTTCGCCCGTACCCTGCAGGCCCTCCCCGGGCCGGGGAAGTCGCTCCGCCTGGGTGGTCTGGCGGGGTCGTCGGATGCCGTGCTGGTGGGCGCCCTCGCCCGCGCGATGCCGCAGCAGCTGGTGGTCATCGTCACCGACCAGCTGGGCGATGCCGAACGGTGGCTCGCCGATCTGCAGGCGCTCACCGACGACATCCCCATCGCGCTCTATCCTCCGCGCGAAGGTTTTGGCGAAGTCGAGGCCCACGCCGAAGTCGCCGGCGAGCGCGTCGAAACGCTCGAGAAGCTCGCGCGCAGCGGCGTGCGCATTCTGCTCACCACCGCGCGCGCCGTCCTCGAAAAGACGGCGCTCCCCCGCGTGCTCGGCGCCGCCCGCCTCGAGATCCGCAAAGGCGACGAGCGCCGCCCGGAGGAGCTCGCGGCGCATCTCGAGAAGATCGGCTTCGAACGCGTGGACATGGTCGAAGACGTCGCCCAGTTCTCGGTCCGCGGCGGCATCTTCGACATCTACTCGTTCGGCATGGCCGAACCCGTGCGCCTCGAGTTTTGGGGCGACGAGATCATCGAACTCCGACACTTCGATCTCAACACGCAGCGGAGCACGCGCGACGCCGAACTCGCCCTCATCCTGCCCGTGGACATCCAGAGTGATCTGGAAGAGACGACGGATGAGCGCGTGGCGCTCCCCGCGCTGTGGCCAAGCGATACGCTGGTGGTGATGCCGGCGGGGAGCAGTGTGCTCCCCGAGTTCGTGCGCACCTGGGACGAAGCCCAGCACCATATCGAGCTGGCCCGGCGGCGCGGCGAGGAGTTCGTGCATCGCGAGCGGCTCTTCGTGGCGCCACCCGAGATGGCGAGCACGATGGCGCGCTTCGGTACGCTGCGGCTCAACCCGCCACCGCAGCGCGCCACGAGCGCGAACAGCGCCGATGATGCCCCGGTGGGCCCCGAGCCGGACATTGCGTTCCCGACGCGCGCGCCGGAAACCATTTCGCGTGACCTGCGCGTGCTGCGCAAGCTGCAGCGCGATGGGCTCTCCACGCTCATCCTTTGCGACAACAGCGGGCAGGCCGAGCGCCTCGAGGAACTGCTCGGCGAAGATGGCCCGGTGTCGGCGTCGATCGCCATTGGCGTGCTCGGCGGCGGTTTCGTGGTGCCCAATGTGGTGCGTGTCCTCACCGACCACGAGATCTTCCGCCGCGAACGCCGCCTGCGCCGCGCGCGCCGCTACACCACGGGCGCGAGCCTCGATACGCTGGGTGCGCTGAAGCCGGGCGACTATGTCGTGCACCTCGAGCATGGCATCGGCATCTATCGCGGTATCGAGAAGGTCTTCGTTCGCGAAAGCACGATCGAAAGCGCAGTCATCGAGTACGAGGGTGGTGATCGGCTGAACGTGCCGCTGTACCGCATCGATCAGATCGAGCGGTATCGCAGTGCCAGCGATGTCTCCGATGACATGCCGCCGCCGCGGCTGCACAAGCTGGGCGGCAACAAGTGGAAGGCGCAGCGCGAGAAGACGCGCATGGCCATCCTCGAGATGACGCAGGAACTCCTCGATCTGTACGCGCGCCGCAAGGTCACCACACGCGAGCCGCACGGGGCCGACGGCCCGTGGCAGCGGCAGCTCGAGAGCAGCTTCCTGTTCGAGGATACGCCCGACCAGCGCAAGGCCACCGAGGATGTGAAGCGCGACCTCGAGGGCGAGCGCCCAATGGACCGCCTGCTCGTGGGCGACGTGGGCTACGGCAAGACCGAAATTGCCATTCGTGCGGCCTTCAAGGCCGTGCAGAGCGGGCGACAGGTGGCCGTGCTGGTGCCGACCACCATTCTGGCCGAGCAGCACGCGCGGAGCTTTGGCGACCGGTTGGCCGACTTCCCGGTGACCATCGAGGTCATGAGCCGCTTCCAGACCGCCAAGGAGCAGTCGGCGGTCGTGGAGAAGCTCAAGAAGAAGCAGATCGATATCGTGATCGGCACGCATCGCCTGCTGAGCCCCGATGTGGAGTTCGCCGAGCTGGGGCTCATCATCGTGGACGAAGAGCATCGGTTTGGCGTGAAGCACAAGGAGCGCCTCAAGCAGCTCAAGCTCTCCACCGACGTGCTCACGCTCACGGCGACCCCGATTCCGCGCACGCTGCATCAGTCGCTGGCCGGGCTCCGCGACCTGACGCTGATGCAGACCCCGCCGCGCGACCGCTCGCCGGTGCTCACGTTTGTGGAGCCGTTCGACGACGGGCTCATTGAAGAGGCCATCTCCCGCGAGCTCGATCGTGGCGGACAGGTGTTCTTCGTGCACAATCGCATCGAAACGATCGAGGCGATTGCCGATCATCTGCGCCGCCTCGTACCGCGCGCCCGCATCGCGGTGGGGCATGGCCAGATGAAGGAGCGGGAGCTCGAGAAGGTCATGCGGCAGTTCGTCGAGGGCGAGGTCGATATCCTCGTTTCCACGCTCATCGTGGAAAGTGGCCTCGACGTGCCGAATGCGAACACCATGTTCGTGAACCGCGCCGACTACTTCGGCCTCGCCCAGCTGTATCAGCTGCGCGGTCGGGTGGGACGGTCGCACCGCCGCGCCTACTGCTTCCTGCTCGTGCCGGAGCGGGTGGATGAAGACGCCGAGCGCCGCCTGGCGGTGCTGGAGCACCACACCGAACTCGGCGCCGGCTACCGGGTGGCCCTGAAGGACATGGAGCTGCGAGGCGCCGGCAATCTGCTGGGCCCCGAGCAGTCGGGGTTCGTGCATGCCGTGGGCTTCGACCTGTATCTGCGGCTGCTCGACGAGACCGTTCGGCAGTTGGCCGACGGGGGCGGGAAGAAGCCGTGGATCCCCCCCGACGTCAGCATGGACTTCCCGAGCTTCCTCCCCGACGACTACATCGAGTCGCAGGAGGCCAAGCTGGATGTCTACCGGCGGCTCACCGCGCTCCGGGAGCCGGCGGCGATCGAGGCCCTCCAGAACGAGGTGCGCGACCGGTTCGGCGCGCTCCCGGAACCGGCCAAGGCGCTCTTCGGTGGGGCCCTGTTGCGCGTCCTCGGGGCCGCCCTTGGGGTGGACGGGGTGCTTGTGCGCGCCTCTGAAGCCCGTGTTAGTTTCAGGGCTAACGCAGTTCCGCGCCTCAAGGGGCTGTCGGCGGCATTCCACGATGTGCAATTCCAGGTGGATGTCCGCCGCACGCAGCCCTTGGCGCTCAAGCTCACCCGATTGGGTGGCGCGGAGATGCTCGAGGGGCTGGTGCGCGCGCTGCGCGCCCTCGCTCCCACCTAA